The Streptomyces sp. SS1-1 genome has a segment encoding these proteins:
- a CDS encoding glycerol-3-phosphate dehydrogenase/oxidase, with protein MSTAPPPPGGASLSAARRARELSATVGGPAVDVLVVGLGATGAGAALDAASRGLTVAAIDAHDLAFGTSRFSSKLIHGGLRYLASAQFDVAHESAVERGVLMERTAPHLVRAQPFVLPLTPLVSRAQSALAWAGFRAGDTLRLAARTARATLPAPRRLSAVETRHLAPALRAQGLRGGLLSWDGRLTDDARLVTAVARTAAAHGARVLTRVRALELGASGARVRDELTGEEGEIRARVVVNATGVWADGLVEGIRIRPSRGTHLVLRSDRLGPLPAGLHVPVPGETNRFVLVLPQGDGRVYVGLTDEPVEGPFPDVPEVPETDIGFLLDVLGSVLDAPVGREDVVGAFAGLRPLLDTTAEGGSGAARTSDVSRRHAVLTSSEGVITVVGGKLTTYRRMAEDAVDAAVATGRIGAGPSPTASLPLVGAASPAALAAVRAPRRLVQRYGTEAAAVAALGARDPRLAEPLLPGHPVTAAELLWAVRHEGALDESDLLDRRTRVGLVPADRTAALDAAREALGEEAPAGAGEG; from the coding sequence ATGAGCACCGCCCCTCCCCCGCCCGGCGGCGCGTCGCTGTCCGCCGCCCGGCGCGCCCGCGAACTCTCCGCGACCGTCGGCGGTCCGGCCGTCGACGTCCTGGTCGTCGGTCTCGGCGCGACCGGCGCGGGCGCCGCCCTGGACGCCGCCTCCCGCGGGCTGACGGTCGCCGCGATCGACGCGCACGACCTCGCCTTCGGCACCTCGCGCTTCAGCAGCAAGCTGATCCACGGCGGTCTGCGCTACCTCGCCTCCGCGCAGTTCGACGTCGCCCACGAGAGCGCCGTCGAGCGCGGGGTGCTGATGGAGCGCACGGCACCGCACCTGGTGCGCGCCCAGCCGTTCGTGCTGCCCCTGACCCCGCTGGTCTCCCGCGCCCAGTCCGCGCTGGCCTGGGCCGGCTTCCGGGCCGGCGACACGCTGCGCCTCGCGGCGCGCACCGCCCGCGCCACGCTGCCCGCCCCGCGCCGCCTCTCCGCCGTCGAGACCCGGCACCTCGCTCCCGCCCTGCGCGCCCAGGGCCTGCGCGGCGGACTGCTGTCCTGGGACGGCCGGCTCACCGACGACGCCCGCCTCGTCACCGCCGTGGCCCGCACCGCCGCCGCGCACGGCGCCCGCGTGCTGACCCGGGTCCGGGCCCTGGAGCTCGGCGCGTCAGGCGCCCGCGTCCGTGACGAACTGACCGGCGAGGAGGGCGAGATCAGGGCCCGCGTCGTCGTCAACGCCACCGGCGTCTGGGCCGACGGACTGGTCGAGGGCATCCGCATCCGCCCCTCGCGCGGCACGCACCTCGTGCTGCGCTCCGACCGGCTGGGCCCGCTGCCCGCCGGACTGCACGTGCCCGTCCCCGGGGAGACCAACCGCTTCGTGCTGGTGCTGCCGCAGGGCGACGGCCGGGTGTACGTGGGCCTCACCGACGAGCCCGTCGAGGGCCCCTTCCCCGACGTCCCCGAGGTGCCGGAGACCGACATCGGCTTCCTGCTCGACGTGCTCGGCTCCGTCCTGGACGCGCCGGTCGGACGCGAGGACGTCGTCGGCGCGTTCGCCGGGCTGCGCCCCCTGCTCGACACCACGGCCGAGGGCGGCTCGGGGGCCGCCCGTACCTCGGACGTCTCCCGCCGGCACGCGGTCCTCACCTCGTCCGAGGGCGTGATCACGGTGGTCGGCGGCAAGCTCACCACGTACCGGCGGATGGCCGAGGACGCCGTCGACGCCGCCGTGGCCACCGGCCGGATCGGCGCCGGGCCCTCCCCCACCGCGTCGCTCCCGCTCGTCGGCGCCGCGTCGCCCGCCGCCCTCGCGGCCGTCCGGGCCCCGCGCCGCCTCGTCCAGCGCTACGGCACCGAGGCCGCGGCCGTCGCGGCACTGGGCGCCCGCGACCCCCGGCTCGCCGAGCCGCTCCTTCCCGGCCACCCCGTCACCGCCGCCGAACTGCTGTGGGCGGTACGGCACGAGGGCGCCCTGGACGAGTCCGACCTCCTCGACCGGCGCACCCGCGTCGGCCTGGTCCCGGCCGACCGGACGGCCGCCCTGGACGCCGCACGCGAGGCCCTGGGCGAGGAGGCTCCGGCGGGGGCCGGCGAGGGGTGA
- a CDS encoding TetR/AcrR family transcriptional regulator produces the protein MTPIRHNHSDGDAVLDAVRDCVLAVGVRRTTMTDVARRAGVSRMTLYRRWPDVRSLVGDLMTREWVAAATGAMPERRPGTLTRDLIADGLVAGVAAFRAHPLFHKILDVDPELLLPYVLDRRGASQEALLALLADVLREGHADGSVRQGHVERQARALLLIVQSFALSLRTMTDADDTELNGDAFLAELRGIIERTLTP, from the coding sequence ATGACGCCTATTCGTCACAACCACTCGGACGGTGACGCGGTCCTCGACGCGGTGCGGGACTGTGTCCTCGCCGTCGGAGTCCGCCGTACGACGATGACCGACGTGGCCCGCCGCGCCGGGGTCTCCCGGATGACGCTGTACCGGCGCTGGCCCGATGTGCGCTCCCTGGTCGGGGATCTGATGACCCGTGAGTGGGTCGCGGCCGCCACCGGCGCCATGCCCGAACGGCGGCCCGGGACGCTCACCCGCGACCTGATCGCCGACGGGCTGGTCGCGGGCGTGGCCGCGTTCCGCGCGCACCCGCTCTTCCACAAGATCCTCGACGTCGACCCGGAACTGCTCCTGCCGTACGTCCTCGACCGGCGCGGCGCGAGCCAGGAGGCGCTGCTCGCCCTGCTCGCCGACGTGCTGCGGGAGGGCCACGCCGACGGGTCGGTGCGGCAGGGGCACGTCGAACGGCAGGCGCGGGCCCTGCTGCTGATCGTGCAGTCCTTCGCCCTGTCCCTGCGGACCATGACCGACGCGGACGACACCGAGCTGAACGGCGACGCCTTCCTGGCGGAGCTGCGCGGCATCATCGAGAGGACCCTGACGCCATGA
- a CDS encoding FAD-binding oxidoreductase: MDMLWSGWGDPAKAAPLPETVTGLLRDLLGVKPRTTAPVALADIAVPEPGLEPAALQALEAAAGGAEHVRTDAEARVRHTRGKSTPDLLRIRDGEVAADIPAAVVLPADHDEVVAVLRACGEHGLPVVPFGGGTSVVGGLAPTGRRPFVALDLRRMDRMLALDPVSRTATLQPGLRAPQAEALLAAHGFTLGHFPQSYEWASIGGFAATRSSGQASAGYGRFDEMVLGLTAATPEGTLDTGRAPRSAAGPDLRQLLLGSEGAFGVITSVTVRVRPVPRTRVYEGWRFASFEEGAAALRRLAQDGPRPTVLRLSDETETLVGLAQPDAIGGSLPQDAGCLAITGYEGTEEDTTHRREQAAAVLRACGGTPLGEEPGRRWAHGRYSAPYLRDSLLDAGAFAETLETATFWSSLPGLHAAVRDALTGTLTEAGTPPLVMCHISHVYENGASLYFTVVSAQGDDPVAHWDRAKRAANDAILAAGGTITHHHGVGTDHRDWYVREAGALGVQALRAVKRRLDPSGLLNPGVLLPLD; this comes from the coding sequence ATGGACATGCTGTGGAGTGGCTGGGGCGACCCCGCCAAGGCGGCCCCCCTGCCCGAGACCGTGACCGGGCTGCTGCGCGACCTGCTCGGCGTCAAGCCGCGCACCACCGCGCCGGTCGCCCTCGCGGACATCGCCGTACCCGAGCCGGGTCTCGAACCCGCCGCGCTCCAGGCCCTCGAGGCCGCGGCCGGCGGCGCGGAGCACGTCCGCACCGACGCCGAGGCACGCGTCCGCCACACCCGGGGCAAGTCCACCCCCGACCTGCTGCGCATCCGCGACGGCGAGGTGGCCGCCGACATCCCGGCCGCCGTCGTCCTGCCCGCCGACCACGACGAGGTCGTCGCGGTCCTGCGCGCCTGCGGCGAACACGGCCTGCCCGTCGTCCCGTTCGGCGGCGGCACCTCCGTCGTCGGCGGCCTCGCGCCCACCGGCCGGCGCCCCTTCGTCGCCCTGGACCTGCGCCGCATGGACCGGATGCTCGCCCTCGACCCGGTCTCCCGCACCGCCACCCTGCAACCGGGCCTGCGCGCCCCGCAGGCCGAGGCGCTGCTCGCCGCACACGGCTTCACCCTGGGCCACTTCCCGCAGTCCTACGAGTGGGCCAGCATCGGGGGTTTCGCCGCCACCCGCTCCAGCGGCCAGGCGTCCGCCGGGTACGGCCGCTTCGACGAGATGGTGCTCGGCCTGACCGCCGCCACCCCCGAGGGCACCCTCGACACCGGCCGCGCCCCGCGCTCGGCCGCCGGTCCCGACCTGCGCCAGCTCCTGCTCGGCTCGGAGGGCGCGTTCGGCGTCATCACCTCCGTGACCGTCCGGGTCCGGCCCGTCCCGCGGACCCGCGTATACGAGGGCTGGCGGTTCGCCTCCTTCGAGGAGGGCGCCGCCGCGCTGCGCCGCCTCGCCCAGGACGGCCCGCGCCCCACCGTGCTCCGGCTGTCCGACGAGACCGAGACCCTCGTCGGCCTCGCCCAGCCCGACGCCATCGGCGGCTCCCTCCCGCAGGACGCGGGCTGCCTCGCGATCACCGGCTACGAGGGCACCGAGGAGGACACCACCCACCGGCGCGAGCAGGCCGCGGCCGTCCTGCGCGCCTGCGGCGGCACCCCCCTCGGCGAGGAGCCGGGCCGGCGCTGGGCGCACGGCCGCTACTCCGCCCCCTATCTACGGGACTCCCTGCTGGACGCGGGCGCGTTCGCAGAGACCCTGGAGACCGCCACCTTCTGGTCGTCCCTGCCCGGCCTCCACGCCGCCGTCCGCGACGCCCTCACCGGCACGCTCACCGAGGCCGGCACCCCGCCCCTGGTGATGTGCCACATCTCCCACGTGTACGAGAACGGCGCCTCCCTGTACTTCACCGTCGTCTCGGCGCAGGGCGACGACCCCGTGGCCCACTGGGACCGGGCCAAGCGCGCCGCCAACGACGCGATCCTCGCGGCCGGCGGCACCATCACCCACCACCACGGCGTGGGCACGGACCACCGCGACTGGTACGTCCGCGAGGCAGGCGCCCTGGGCGTTCAGGCGCTGCGCGCCGTCAAGCGCCGGCTGGACCCGTCGGGCCTGCTCAACCCGGGCGTCCTGCTGCCCCTCGACTGA